A region from the Bombyx mori chromosome 15, ASM3026992v2 genome encodes:
- the LOC101743124 gene encoding elongator complex protein 3 produces MTKKKLLPNLSKEEKMVIVVSEIIQELLVAHRQGKDVNLNKMKTRISSKYGLGTSPRLVDIIAAVPTDAKKILLPKLKAKPIRTASGIAVVAVMCKPHRCPHINFTGNICVYCPGGPDSDFEYSTQSYTGYEPTSMRAIRARYNPYLQTRHRVEQLKQLGHSVDKVEFIVMGGTFMSLPEDYRDYFIRNLHDALSGHTSTCVAEAVKYSEKAKTKCIGITIETRPDYCQQRHMSDMLNYGCTRLEIGVQSVYEDIARDTNRGHTVKAVCENFSMAKDAGYKIVAHMMPDLPNVDFERDVEQFIEFFENPAFRADGLKIYPTLVIRGTGLYELWKTGRYRSYPPSTLVDLIAKILALVPPWTRVYRVQRDIPMPLVSSGVEHGNLRELALARMADLGTDCRDVRTREVGIQEIHNRVRPYEVELIRRDYVANGGWETFLAYEDPNQDILVGLLRLRKCAGQTYRPELKAKPNSNFVQCSIVRELHVYGSVVPVNARDPTKFQHQGFGMLLMEEAERIAREEHGSDKMAVISGVGTRNYYAKIGYHLEGPYMVKMLA; encoded by the exons atgacgAAAAAGAAACTATTACCGAATCTTTCAAAAGAAGAGAAGATGGTAATAGTAGTATCGGAAATAATTCAAGAGTTATTGGTCGCTCATCGTCAGGGCAAAGATGTTAACCTCAACAAGATGAAAACGCGGATATCTTCCAAATACGGTCTCGGCACGTCTCCGCGACTAGTGGACATCATTGCTGCTGTACCAACAGACGCCAAAAAGATTTTGCTACCGAAATTAAAAGCTAAACCTATTCGTACAGCGTCTGGTATCGCCGTTGTTGCGGTTATGTGTAAACCTCACAGATGCCCACACATAAACTTTACCGGGAACATTTGTGTATATTGTCCCGGAGGTCCGGATTCGGATTTTGAATATTCAACTCAAAGTTATACTGGATACGAGCCCACATCCATGAGAGCGATCCGAGCTCGTTACAATCCTTACTTGCAGACTCGTCATAGAGTGGAACAGTTGAAACAACTTGGTCATAGTGTGGACAAGGTAGAGTTCATTGTGATGGGAGGAACGTTTATGAGTTTGCCTGAAGACTATAGAGATTACTttattag GAATCTTCACGATGCTCTGTCAGGCCACACTTCAACTTGTGTAGCTGAAGCTGTGAAGTACTCTGAGAAAGCAAAAACGAAATGCATTGGGATTACAATTGAGACAAGGCCTGATTATTGTCAGCAAAGACATATGAGTGATATGCTTAATTATGGATGCACAAG gcTTGAAATTGGTGTACAATCAGTTTATGAAGATATAGCCCGGGACACAAATAGGGGACATACAGTGAAGGCGGTATGCGAGAACTTTAGTATGGCTAAAGATGCTGGTTACAAG ATTGTCGCCCACATGATGCCAGATCTACCAAACGTTGATTTTGAAAGGGATGTAGAACAATTCATTGAGTTCTTTGAGAACCCTGCATTCCGAGCTGATGGACTTAAAATTTACCCAACACTGGTAATAAGAGGTACCGGTTTATATGAATTATGGAAGACCGGGAGATACAGGAGTTATCCCCCTTCAACTTTAGTCGATCTAATTGCGAAGATATTAGCTCTAGTGCCACCATGGACTAGGGTGTAcag AGTGCAAAGAGACATTCCCATGCCTTTGGTATCGTCAGGAGTCGAGCATGGTAATCTTAGAGAGCTAGCTTTGGCACGAATGGCAGACTTGGGTACTGATTGCAGAGATGTGAGGACGAGAGAGGTTGGGATACAGGAGATACACAACCGAGTCAGACCGTATGAG gTTGAGCTTATAAGACGAGACTACGTAGCCAACGGTGGTTGGGAGACGTTTTTAGCTTACGAAGACCCGAATCAAGATATCTTAGTAGGCTTGTTGCGGCTGAGAAAGTGTGCCGGTCAAACTTACAGGCCGGAATTAAAGGCCAAACCTAATTCGAATTTTGTACAGTGCAGTATTGTAAGGGAGTTGCATGTTTATGGCTCTGTTGTACCa gtgaATGCCCGAGATCCAACCAAGTTTCAGCATCAAGGCTTTGGCATGTTGCTAATGGAGGAAGCCGAGAGAATCGCGCGGGAAGAGCATGGTTCCGACAAAATGGCCGTTATTTCGGGAGTCGGAACGAGGAATTATTATGCTAAAATTGGTTACCATCTCGAAGGGCCGTACATGGTCAAGATGCTTGCGTAA
- the LOC101742893 gene encoding kynurenine aminotransferase isoform X2: protein MAEKFRLPERYGAGEKSVWVEYIQLAAEYKPAVNLGQGFPDYHAPKHVTEALSQIATSENPLLHQYTRGFGLPRLVENLSKVYSPLIGRQIDAFNEILVTSGAYEALYSTILGHVDTGDEVIIIEPYFDCYDFMVKCAGGVPRFIALKPKPQGDDISSADWVLDEAELASLFNNRTKMIIVNTPHNPLGKVFTQRELELIADLCKKHNVLCLSDEVYEWMVYEPKQHIRIASFPGMWERTITVGSAGKTFSVTGWKIGWAYGPADLMRNLQVVHQNCVYTCCTPVEEAVARSFEYELARRDSPDCYFYSLARELRPKRDYLMKILKENGFKPTLPEAGYFVVADWTDLEKKIDLSSELDKYKDYKFTKKFAKEAGVLAIPPSAFYSEAHKHLGETFARFCFIKKDENLELTENLLKEWNSKKK, encoded by the exons ATGGCAGAAAAGTTTCGATTGCCGGAACGTTATGGAGCTGGTGAGAAAAGCGTATG ggTTGAGTACATACAATTAGCTGCAGAGTATAAGCCTGCCGTGAACCTTGGTCAGGGCTTTCCTGACTATCACGCACCGAAACATGTAACAGAAGCACTATCGCAGATAGCTACCAGTGAAAATCCACTGCTTCATCAGTACACAAGAGGCTTT GGTCTGCCGCGCCTCGTGGAGAATCTATCAAAGGTTTACTCTCCGCTGATTGGACGACAGATAGATGCCTTCAATGAAATCCTAGTCACGAGCGGTGCCTATGAAGCACTTTACTCTACCattttag GTCACGTGGATACCGGGGATGAGGTGATCATTATAGAACCATATTTCGACTGCTACGACTTCATGGTGAAGTGCGCCGGAGGTGTACCTAGGTTCATCGCTCTGAAACCG AAACCTCAAGGCGACGATATATCATCAGCGGATTGGGTTTTAGACGAGGCGGAGCTAGCTTCGCTCTTCAACAACCGAACTAAAATGATCATCGTGAACACGCCCCACAATCCGCTGGGCAAGGTGTTCACCCAACGCGAGCTGGAACTCATTGCCGATCTGTGCAAGAAGCACAATGTGCTTTGTCTCTCCGACGAAGTCTACGAGTGGATGGTGTACGAGCCCAAACAGCATATCCGGATAGCGTCATTCCCGGGCATGTGGGAGAGGACCATCACCGTCGGGTCCGCGGGGAAGACGTTCTCCGTCACCGGGTGGAAGATCGGGTGGGCGTACGGACCAGCCGACCTGATGAGGAATCTGCAAGTGGTACACCAGAACTGTGTGTACACGTGCTGCACGCCGGTCGAG GAAGCCGTGGCCCGCTCGTTCGAGTACGAGCTGGCCAGGCGCGACTCGCCGGACTGCTACTTCTATTCTCTGGCTCGAGAGCTGCGCCCGAAGCGAGACTACCTCATGAAGATCTTGAAGGAGAACGGCTTCAAACCGACCCTACCCGAGGCCGGGTACTTTGTCGTGGCCGATTGGACTGACTTGG AAAAGAAGATCGACTTATCGAGCGAACTGGACAAATACAAAGATTACAAGTTCACAAAGAAATTCGCTAAAGAGGCGGGCGTACTCGCCATACCGCCGAGCGCCTTCTACTCTGAAGCACACAAACACCTGGGGGAGACGTTCGCGAGATTCTGCTTTATAAAG AAAGACGAAAATCTAGAACTAACCGAGAATCTGCTAAAGGAATGGAATTCTAAGAAAAAGTAA
- the LOC101742893 gene encoding kynurenine aminotransferase isoform X1, translated as MFRTSRGLFAAVNYSSLSRSVKIEHFIRQLSVCRTMAEKFRLPERYGAGEKSVWVEYIQLAAEYKPAVNLGQGFPDYHAPKHVTEALSQIATSENPLLHQYTRGFGLPRLVENLSKVYSPLIGRQIDAFNEILVTSGAYEALYSTILGHVDTGDEVIIIEPYFDCYDFMVKCAGGVPRFIALKPKPQGDDISSADWVLDEAELASLFNNRTKMIIVNTPHNPLGKVFTQRELELIADLCKKHNVLCLSDEVYEWMVYEPKQHIRIASFPGMWERTITVGSAGKTFSVTGWKIGWAYGPADLMRNLQVVHQNCVYTCCTPVEEAVARSFEYELARRDSPDCYFYSLARELRPKRDYLMKILKENGFKPTLPEAGYFVVADWTDLEKKIDLSSELDKYKDYKFTKKFAKEAGVLAIPPSAFYSEAHKHLGETFARFCFIKKDENLELTENLLKEWNSKKK; from the exons aTGTTTAGAACGAGCCGAGGGTTGTTCGCTGCTGTGAATTACAGTAGTCTATCGAGGAGTGTGAAAATAGAACATTTTATTCGACAATTGAGTGTTTGTCGTACAATGGCAGAAAAGTTTCGATTGCCGGAACGTTATGGAGCTGGTGAGAAAAGCGTATG ggTTGAGTACATACAATTAGCTGCAGAGTATAAGCCTGCCGTGAACCTTGGTCAGGGCTTTCCTGACTATCACGCACCGAAACATGTAACAGAAGCACTATCGCAGATAGCTACCAGTGAAAATCCACTGCTTCATCAGTACACAAGAGGCTTT GGTCTGCCGCGCCTCGTGGAGAATCTATCAAAGGTTTACTCTCCGCTGATTGGACGACAGATAGATGCCTTCAATGAAATCCTAGTCACGAGCGGTGCCTATGAAGCACTTTACTCTACCattttag GTCACGTGGATACCGGGGATGAGGTGATCATTATAGAACCATATTTCGACTGCTACGACTTCATGGTGAAGTGCGCCGGAGGTGTACCTAGGTTCATCGCTCTGAAACCG AAACCTCAAGGCGACGATATATCATCAGCGGATTGGGTTTTAGACGAGGCGGAGCTAGCTTCGCTCTTCAACAACCGAACTAAAATGATCATCGTGAACACGCCCCACAATCCGCTGGGCAAGGTGTTCACCCAACGCGAGCTGGAACTCATTGCCGATCTGTGCAAGAAGCACAATGTGCTTTGTCTCTCCGACGAAGTCTACGAGTGGATGGTGTACGAGCCCAAACAGCATATCCGGATAGCGTCATTCCCGGGCATGTGGGAGAGGACCATCACCGTCGGGTCCGCGGGGAAGACGTTCTCCGTCACCGGGTGGAAGATCGGGTGGGCGTACGGACCAGCCGACCTGATGAGGAATCTGCAAGTGGTACACCAGAACTGTGTGTACACGTGCTGCACGCCGGTCGAG GAAGCCGTGGCCCGCTCGTTCGAGTACGAGCTGGCCAGGCGCGACTCGCCGGACTGCTACTTCTATTCTCTGGCTCGAGAGCTGCGCCCGAAGCGAGACTACCTCATGAAGATCTTGAAGGAGAACGGCTTCAAACCGACCCTACCCGAGGCCGGGTACTTTGTCGTGGCCGATTGGACTGACTTGG AAAAGAAGATCGACTTATCGAGCGAACTGGACAAATACAAAGATTACAAGTTCACAAAGAAATTCGCTAAAGAGGCGGGCGTACTCGCCATACCGCCGAGCGCCTTCTACTCTGAAGCACACAAACACCTGGGGGAGACGTTCGCGAGATTCTGCTTTATAAAG AAAGACGAAAATCTAGAACTAACCGAGAATCTGCTAAAGGAATGGAATTCTAAGAAAAAGTAA